AATGCCTCTACGGGGTGGCAGACAAGCTTATGGGAGCTTATGAAGGCAAGTGAGAGAGCCTTCAACCTAATAAGATGCTTCAACATCCGTGAAGGAGTAAAAGCTGATGAGGATATGCTACCAAAAAGATTCTTTGAGGAAATGGAGTTCGGTGCAAGGAAGGGGGAGAAGCTGGATAGGGAGGGATTCCAGAAAGCTATAAAACTCTTCTATGAAATGGCTGGATGGGATTCTGAGGGGAAGCCGACGAAGGCTAAATTATACGAGCTTGGATTAGGATGGGTTGCAAATGAAGTATATAAGGGTTAAAGTCAAATACCTTGCACCATACATTAAGAATCTCATAGGATTAGACGAAGAAACAATAACAATTGAGGGGGAAGCCTCATTAAAGGATTTAATGGTGAAGATAGCGGAAATCCATGGTAAACATATA
This Candidatus Methanomethylicota archaeon DNA region includes the following protein-coding sequences:
- a CDS encoding MoaD/ThiS family protein; the protein is MKYIRVKVKYLAPYIKNLIGLDEETITIEGEASLKDLMVKIAEIHGKHILTQLLNEGGDRLRESLLTLINNTVIQDINHKLKDGDTITLLIAIDGG